The proteins below come from a single Tachypleus tridentatus isolate NWPU-2018 chromosome 13, ASM421037v1, whole genome shotgun sequence genomic window:
- the LOC143239920 gene encoding uncharacterized protein LOC143239920 yields the protein MQNWFQQQCLIMNSGSYFFRVQQLKEAEIKRAELVQRANQQLPSEDLDWGDDDDFGSPSSPCGNKEKEKLQMDDVGFHLESNRETVDNIKDVISSSSRDESINYACEEEKHLNGEILKLRQTTENKNSKNRPLESETPVEDRVSEQRSLLTSFISSSPENCSQKKDFENDPSKQTPCEPLNVDVSPDNHIVHDISNPVISEDSTGISGLNLTTKEKGDMILIATGNSGPSPPSSDSTGKDCSTEEEWEKDFDLEVSDEDLKRAEEIAKQLAQSAGIFEDQDNWEDWE from the exons atgcaaaattg gtTCCAACAGCAGTGTCTCATAATGAATTCTGGCAGCTACTTCTTTCGTGTTCAGCAGCTGAAAGAAGCTGAAATAAAGAGAGCTGAACTTGTCCAAAGAGCTAACCAGCAGTTACCATCAGAGGACCTGGACTGGGGAGATG atgaTGATTTTGGATCACCTTCAAGTCCTTGTGGcaacaaagagaaagaaaaattgcAGATGGATGATGTTGGTTTTCATTTAGAATCAAATAGAGAAACAGTGGATAACATTAAAGATGTTATATCCAGTAGCTCTAGAGATGAGTCTATAAATTATGCTTGTGAGGAAGAGAAACATTTAAATGGTGAAATATTGAAGCTCCgacaaacaacagaaaacaagaaTAGTAAAAATAGACCTTTAGAATCAGAGACACCTGTTGAAGATAGAGTGAGTGAACAAAGATCACTTTTAACTAGTTTCATATCTTCCTCCCCAGAAAATTGTTCCCAAAAGAAAGACTTTGAAAATGATCCATCCAAACAAACACCATGTGAACCTCTTAATGTTGATGTCAGCCCTGACAATCATATAGTGCATGACATTTCAAATCCAGTTATTTCTGAAGACTCTACTGGTATAAGTGGGTTAAATCTTACCACAAAAGAGAAAGGAGATATGATCCTCATAGCAACTGGGAATAGTGGACCATCTCCTCCTTCCAGTGATTCAACTGGGAAAG ACTGCAGCACAGAAGAAGAATGGGAGAAAGATTTTGATCTTGAAGTGAGCGATGAAGACCTGAAGAGAGCTGAAGAAATTGCTAAACAACTTGCACAGTCTGCTGGAATATTTGag GACCAAGATAACTGGGAAGATT